From the Companilactobacillus ginsenosidimutans genome, the window CTTATTGGGCTTCAGATGAACTATTAAATCTGTATGGATCAACGGAAACTGTCGAGGATGTGGCCGACGTAAAGAAAGGCAGCTTTACGGGAGACAACTCCAGATTCCTTAGACTATGGCCCGAGGTCTCATTTTCGAAGGTTAAATTTAATTGTGAAGATGTAACTGAATCAATTAAATCACATAAAAAATGGTTTCCTTATAACAAAGGTGGTTCTTTCCGAAAATGGTATGGAAACCATGACTATTTAATTAATTGGTTTAATGATGCTGCTGAATTAAAAAATTTTCCCAAGTTTGGACTTAGAAATCCTCAATATATTTTTCAAGAAGGTCTCACTTGGTCATCACTTAGTTCAGGAAATCCTTCATTCCGATATTCAGAGAATGGATTTGTTTTTGATAGTAAAGGACCTATGATTTTTTCTAAAAACTTACCATACTTATTGAGCCTTCTTAATTCAGTTATTTCGACCTATATTTTAAATATTCTTTCACCAACTTTAGATTACAATCCAACTGCAATCAGAAAAATCCCCTACTTATTTAATCGACAATTTGAAAAAGTGATTTTCAAGTTAAGCACTGATAATATTCTTATTTCTAAAAATGATTACAATTCAAATGAGTGGTCGTGGGACTTTTTAAGACTTCCATTACTAATTCACATCGCTGACGAGAATCTATCATTACCCAATAAAATATTGGTTGAACTAACCAATTGTGCCAAAATTGTGGCAATTTATTCGCAATGGAGGGAAATATAATGGTTAGTTATCAAAAAAGAGGAAACGTTTGGCAATACGAAATATCGTATAAGGATGTTGATGGTAAATATAAAAAGTTAAGAAAGTCCGGATTTATCAAGAAATCTGAAGCTGTTATGGCAGCAAGCTTGCTTCAAAGCACTCACCCCAACCTTTATACTGTTCGATCAGGTGATGAAACCTTGGTGTCATATTTTGACAGATGGATTAATGTCTATAAAAAAGGTAAAGTATCTGAGATCACTTACAACAAGTACCAAAACACTTCACAGCATGCTTCTGAACTCTTTGGTAACCTCAAACTAAAGGAAATAACCAAGTTGATTTATCAGAAAAAGCTCAATGAATTCGGAAAAACACATGCTCGACGAACCGTTTCTTGTTTACACAAACAATTACGTGCATGTATTCTTGATGCAATTGATGAAAGAATAATTGTTAGTGACCCTACTAGAAAAGCCGTAATCGTAGGTATTGACCCTCCGAAGAAGCTTAAATCATTAAACTACAATCAATGGAAAAAATTAGTCAGTAATCTAAACACAAATCGTAGTGCGGAAATGATAATTTACATAGCCTGCGTCACTGGTATGCGTTATGGGGAGATTGTCGGCCTCACAGTAAATGACTTTAATTACTCCCGAAGTACCCTGCATATCAATAAGACCTGGGACTACAAATACAAAACTGGTTTTAAAAAAACAAAAACAAAATCATCTAACAGAGAAATTATTATTGATAAAAGTTCAGCAAACAAACTCAGACAATACATTAGAAAATCAAATTTAACCTCGGATGACTTATTATTCATGGATTCAAAAAAACATGTAATGGTAAGCGCAGAAATAAATAAAGTACTAACTGGTAAACTTAAGGACTTAAAAATACCAAGAATTACATTTCATGGACTCCGACATACACATGCATCAATTCTACTTTATAAGGGCGTTTCAACCCTTTCGGTATCCAGGAGACTCGGACACAGCAGCGTTTCAACAACTCAATCTACATATCTCCATATAATTAAAGAGCTTGAGTATCAGGACCAAGATAAAATCATTTCAATACTAAATATCGACAACGATTAATTGCCACATTTTTTGGCACAAAAGAGGACTTTCCTAATTGGAAAGTCCTCTTTTAGCTAACTTATTTTGGTTAAAATCTTTTCCCCACATTGTAATTTCTCGTAGTTAACTTTAACGCCATCATCCAAATCTAACTCAACTTTTTGATTCGCAATATGTTGAATTAAAGGATCATATTTTTTCAGTTCCTCTAATTGTAAACTCAGATGCTTAACTTGTTTTTCTAATTTCTTTTTTTCTTTTGCAACAGTTTCGGTATCACTTATTTTATTAATCTGATCTAGTCGAGATTCATATAATCCTTGAAGAGGATGCAAATAATTAGTTCTTATCATTGCCATTTCATTGTCGTCATAACGGTGTAAATACATAAGTGCATTAAATCCATTATTTTTACCACTAGTCAATTCCCAATAAATTGGTCTCTTTTGATATATCTTATTGTGATCCTTAAAGAAATCTTCAACAAAATATCTTCTAATAGAATCTTCATCAGAATCCGCCTTCTTACCAATGATTGATGCAATATAGTTTAAATTCTCATCAACAGTATACGCACCAAATGTGACTGACAAGAATTCTTTTAGACGGTTAATAATATCTCTTTGATCATTAAAGTAATTATCATCTGTTAATACGATTAGGTTATCTTCATTAGGCTTATAGGATTGATATTTGTCATCAGACCATTCACCACCGGCAAACGCTATTCCATCCTGATCCAATGAATATCTTCCGAAAGTTACCCCTATGAAATAGGACAAGAATGCCTTAATATCACGTACTTCATCAGCCAATCTAACTGAAACATCCTTATCATCAACCTCTGGAGTCAGTTCATCTTGAAGACCATATAAATCAATAAAAATCTTATTCAATTCTTCTTCATTAGATTTAAGTTGATCAAACCTTTCTTGAGCTTCTTGTTTCCAGATATTGAATGCATTTCTTAGTTTTCCATCAACTTGTGTTCGCTTCTCGTCAGCGATGAAACTTACTAATGGTGTTCCATAATAATTAAAGGAGTTCTCTTGTGAGTTCCAATCAAATTTGGAAATTTCAATTGTTCGTTTTGATATTTCTCTTACTTTATCATTTATAGAATCATTCAATTTGAGGATTGGAATTCTTGAGACATCTCCAGCGGTATAATTCATACTTTCATTCAACAATCCCAGGAAACGATCAGAAACTTTTGAATTTAAGATTGCCAGTTGTGTATAGAGATTGTATCTATCGTCATTAAATATTGACATGCTTGCATCGTTATTGATATATCCGTTTTCTGAGTACCTGAACGAAATTTTCCCACTAGTTATTTTTGTCCAAGTAATACTAGAATGAAGATAAAAATCTGAAGCTCTATGCCCATTATTTTGAGTTATCATTTGATAAGATTTTGAATCAAATTTTATAATATTCTCGTGATTTCCAAACCATTTACGAAATTTACCACCTTTATTTATGGGTAAGTATTCTCTGTTTTCTAATTCCCTTAAGCTCGAAATACCAAACGCAATATTTGATAATGCGACTTCGTACCAATAGCGCAAGAAGAAACTGTTATTCCCCGTTATCATTCCCTTTTTTACCGAAGATTCTTTCGACAGGGGCGTATTCTTTTTGAAAATCATAATATCAGAATCACTAGCCCAATAAGAAATTGGTATCCCCGGAATCTTTTCAAAGTTCGCTTGGTTAGTTCGATAAACGTAATTACAGTTTGGATCAGAAATTGCTTCTAATACCTTGTTCTTTTGTACTTCCATGCCGCCTTTGAAGTCGGATAGTTTAATATATGTACCTTTTTCTTCGTTTGGCACATTTTTTAATACGAACGTATTAATTGGAACAGTGGCTTCTTCGAATGCTGAATACTCCATTTGGATTAAACTTGATATTTCTTTGTTTTTTACAATGTAATTACGTAAGTTCTCATAGGTTTTAATGAACATCCAGACGAATGGTGTCATGTATGCTGAATAGCCACCAGGTTTAACTAGATTGCTATTTAGATAGATAAATATTGAGAACATGTCGCCAGAATAATCAGCGTAGTATTTTTTTACATACTTTTTTAGTTCTTTATCCATCTTGTTCATATACGGAGGATTTGTTGTTGCTACATCGTATTTTTGACTCATTGTTTTTGCAATATTAATAAGGTTCAGCAAATTTACTTTGGACTCTTGGATACCGAATACATCTAGTCCTTCAGACTTTACCTCCGAAACCTCTTTAGAGATCTTTTCAAAATCATAATTCTTTTCAATTTTTATGATGGATCCCAACTCTTTAGCATTGCTAAATAATTCAATTAACTCGCTAGTATCCAATTGAACGTCATCTGGCAGAGAATCTACCAGCTCATCTGAAATATTGTCAGAGTCCTCAAATTCATAAACATTTGGGGTGATAATCTCGTTTCTAAACAGTCTTCGGTTGAACTGCCTTGCTTTCATCATTAATGCAAAATAGGTTAATTGATATGCTCTCTTATCAATTTCCAAACCAAATAAATTCTTAGTAAGAATTAGTATCGCAGCATCACGTTCTGAATAACCTTGTTCTAAATATATTTTCATAAATACATCAAATGCATATACCAAAATGTGACTTGAACCCATAGCGTTATCGATTAGTTTGATGTCCTCAATATCGATATTATTCGTTTCTGATTTAATTTCAGAAGGTAGAAGATATTTGAGCTCAGACTTCAAGTTGCTATCAGGATTTCTTTCAAGCCAATATTTTCCAAGCGAGTTATCAACCATGTATCTTACAACCCAATCTGTTGTGAAAAGCTGAGTTGCTGCAGGGATATCAGCTTTCTTAACTGCGCCACCTAGAATATTTACCACACGGTCGTGAGGTTCATCATTATAGTACTGATACAACCACCCAATAATCTCAACCTGACCACCAACATCAACGTTAAAATCATCTTCACTAACATCGTCAATCAAACTCTTAATCACACCATCGTGATAGCTTGGAGTGAACAATAATTCGGCATAATCGTTAGTTTTCTCAAATAAATAAGGTAATATCTTGTTCAAAGCATTAGCCTGCTTGATAAATAACATTTGATACAAGTTATCCATATCAACTGGCATTTCTGTATCTTGTGCCTTAGAAATCAATGAACGCTCTTCATCACTAAATCTACCTAAATAATCTTCTAACTCAACTGGGTTAATCATAATATCGGGTTCATTACGATTAGATGAGCTTGAAAGAACTCTAGTACGGCTTGGCAAATAGTCATTCACTTCCATGAAACGAATAGCAATGATGCGGTTAAACCAGGTATACGCAATCTCTTCAACTAGGTCATTATATGCTGTCTTGAAATCATTTTTCTTACTGCGTTTGTTTAACTCATTAACTAGTTTTTGACGTTTACGAATATCTGACCCGGTGATCGGATTTTGATCATCAATGTAATATTCAATTTCATTTGTTGAGGTAGGTAACTTTTCAGAAATCCCATTCTCATCAATGCCTAGAATTGATGTCTTTAAATTGATATCTTCAATTAATGTATTTCTAGCTTTAATTGCAAAATTTTTAATTGCAGTTTTGTCCATTAGTGTTCCCTTCTTAAAAAAATGACCACCCTAATAGGTGGTCAATTAAGGTTTATTATTAAAGATCCAACTTGATTGAATCGTTATTTTTAATTTGTTCCATTAATTCTTTCTTGAGTTGAGCTAATTTTTCATCTACATCAGCCTCAGTCTTCAAATCCCAAGAACGACCAATAGCAAGTTGTTGTAAACTAACATGTTTAGGTACGTGAACCTCTACTACAGGAGTCGGTACTGGCTGATCTTCATGAATTTCTTCATTATCACCATTCCCAGGTTTTTTATCATCCTGTGATGGATTCGTATCTGAGGAGGTATTTGTTACTTGTTGCTTCTCCTTTTCTGCCTTTTTCTGAGCAACGGTTCTATCAATACTTTGTAGAATACGTTCTTTAGTAACATTGGCATGATTTGGAATAATACACAATTCATTCAATGTTTGGGCAGACTTGGCATTAGCAATAAATTGATCAAAAGTTTTATCAATCTCTTCTTTAAATTGATCGAGTAACGAATTGCTATTTGCATAATCCAAAGTATCAGTGCGTTCAACATCAATCTGTTTTTCTTCTTCTAGTAAGATTGAATCAAATTCTTTGTTGTATACATCATTAAATTCTTCAGACAATGCCTTCAGATCTTGAACTTTTCCAGTTGGTTTGTTGGAATCGATAATTTTGTTTATCTTATCAACAATTTGTGATAACTCATCACCAACAATAAATTCCTTTGAGCCCCGATAAATTTGAACTTTTTGTTGTGCGTCAGTCCAAATTTTCTTCATATTTCCATTCGCGTAAAACTCAGAAATTCCAAAGGATTCTAGGTCTTCATTCCAGTCTAAGAAATCATCCCTATTCTTGCTTACAAAATCATAAAATTCATCGGTATCTTTTCTAGCAAGCAAAGATTTAATCAAAGTTTCACCTTGACCTAATAAATCTAAGCCGGGATAACTATAACCACTATCTAGGGCTGAATTTTCGTGCATGTATCCTTGAACAAGATCCAACCTATTCTTCAGAGTTTGTTTAAACTCGCGAACAATAACGTCATCTTCATCAGAACTAAATGATTTCTTAGTAAATGCCTCTTTAGCAACTTCCTTCAAATCATTTTTCTTAGTTTGAGAGATTTCACTTCTTGGCTCTAATTGAACTTTTGTAATGTTTTGCTTCTTCAAGAAATAATTGGCAGTTTGATTGGCTGAATTAGCATCATTAATGTTGATTGGCTCACCATTCACATAAACTTTTAATTTTGCATCCGCAAATAATTTAGCAACTAGCCAAATTGTATCAATTTCACGATAGCCGTAAGGAATACCAGCAAACCGATCAATTATTGTCTTGTACGAAACCTTATTATGTCCATTGTAATCAAAGTTGATTTTCTCTTGTACTGACTTCAACGCTTGAATATTTTCTGAAGTTTTAACGTTCATTCCACCATCTTGTTTAAACAGAGAAACAACATCCTTGTCAGACTTAATTGCATCAATATAATTCAACTTACGATAAATTTCGTCAATTAACTTATTTTCTGCATCTTCAAGTCGTTTGGAAAACCCACCTTTAGTCTCAACTTTATTTCCATTTACATAGATATCAGCATCTTCAAGTGAGTTTATTAGTTCATCATTAGCATTTTGTTGCAGTGTCCTTAACTCGACACGTTTCAAATCAATAATTCTTTGTGAACGTTCATCTGATGATAACTGAGATGGATCCATCAAGAAGCTTCTGATTTTTAAATACTGTTTATAGTTCTCAGCATATTCACCATCAGCAGGCATATCGATGATAATTTGTGGATCGTCTGGAGACTGGGAAAGTCTTCTCAGTTCAATCTCATCCCTGTTTGACTCACTATCAAGCGTATTGACCTTGATACTCATCTCATGATTAGGATTTCCAATCGGATAATCGTCAACGTACTGATTGAAGTTGAATGTATATTGGCCACCCAATTTAGGATAAGTGTATTTCTTATTGATATTGGAGTTAGCAAATACAAATTCACCAATTGCCTTTGAAACATCGCTTGAATCAATATTTTGCTTGGAGATTTGTTTACTAATATCCTGTTCAGCATCTGTTAAGAATTCATAACCATGCGTAGTTTTCTCAACTAGTTCTTGGCTCATAAGAATTCTGAGTGCTTCTTTTACTTTGTTTTCCAATTCAATTCTATCGGTATCAATTGAATCAATCATCAAAGTAACAACATTATTCAAAGTAGCATCGAAGTTGGATACATATTTGACCATAAACAGCGTTTTCAAAACTTGAACTGGGAAAGGATTTGATTCTTTAGTCGGATTAATATAGTCGTTATCTCCAGCTCTGGTAATAACAATCTTATGTGTATGATCCAAGAATTGATCTAACCCATTAAAGAAAATACTGAATGGCACTAAGGTTCTCGTATCACGTTCTTCAAGTTGCTGAGCGGATTCTTGGAATACCGCCAACATTGAACGTTCACCATTGGCTAAATGTTTACCATCTGATCCGTTCTCTCTAATTGCCGTTAAGGTATCTTGTAACAATTCGAATTGATAAGGGACAAATGGATATACATCCGCATATGATTTATCATCGCTAAACTTCTTACGTTCAACTTCTCCATCAAAACTAATTAAGTTATTGATAGTGTGTTGATCATTGTCGAAATCATTTTTTAAAAGTTGTTCACTTTCAGGTGTTTTCTCCAATAAACGCTTACGAATAACTTCATCAACATTAGCCGATGACATGGCAATTCTGGTTTTGAATCTACCTTGAATCTTAGAAAAATCTTGACCATTAATATTATCAGTCACTTGATCGATTGCTTGTTGACTTGTCACAATAACCCAGGCACGACCATGAGTGTATGTACCCAGGTCTTCAACAATACTTTGTAAGTTCAACATACGTTGTTGACTATCACCAATGTATTGGCCAACTTCATCAACTAGAAATGCTAGATGATAATTTGGATCAGGTTGAGATTCGATATATTCATTTACCAATTTAGCAAATGATTCAACGCTTATTGGATAATCCTTACGCATTTGTTCAACGAATCCTTCAGCGTCATCTTCTGAAAGATATCCAATTTCAACCAATGTATTTTTTATTGTTCCTTTAATAAAAGCAAAACTACTCCTTATCTCAATCCAATCACGATTTTGCTTATCCAGCTCTTTGAATTTTTCTTGAAACTTGTCATACATTCCTTGATTTTTAAGACCACGTTCCATATCAGCAAGCCAAAAGTCCTCACCGATTAAGCCCTGATGTTCATTGAATACTTGTAGAAAAACATTTAAGATTGCATCTTTTTGTTCTTTGTTGCCATTCTTGGCTTTTGAATCAATGTTGAACAACATGACATCATTTTGATTAGCAGCTGTCTTTTCCATGTCATTGATTGTCATTTGATCTTTTATTTTGTTGTCATCTTTAAAGTAGTCAATGGCATTCTTACCAGAAACTTCACGGTTCTCAAGTAGATAAGATAAAATTTTAAGGAAGTGAGATTTACCAGAACCGAAGAAACCGGAAATCCAAACACCCATATTAGGAGTGTCATTCCCGATACTTGCCGCATATGCTTTGAAGAAATCACTAAAGTGTCTTTCCAACTCATTAGTAACTACGTATTCTTCTAATTCCTGTTTAATATTGGAATCTTGATCATCACCAATTGTGATAACACCTTTGATATCACGATTGATAGGTTTCGCGAATATATCTTTAATTTGCATGATTTTCCCCTTTATTAATCAATCTGAAATGCTCTGTAGTAGTTATCCTCAATGGCTTCACCAAACATACTTAGGTTGAGACTATTATATTTCCCGGGATAAAATAGCACAACTGGAACGTCGTCAATAATCTGATGCATTGAATTCAATATCTTGTGTGCTCTAATCAATGGAAAAATTTCCCCAATTCCAGTAACAAAGATGACAACATCCTTATCAGGAATATGGTCCTTCATATATTTAACAAACATATTCTCTGAATCAGTCATTTCAAGTGCATTATTCAATTGTTCAATCAAATATGACATCCCTTCATCAGATTCCATTTCCAGAACATCATCTTTGATTCCCATATCATCGAGAATCTTCCACATAATGTCATAAACATTAAATTCCAAAATATCGACACCGACAGTCTCGTGGTTTAACTGACTTTCAATACTTTTGACTTCTTCCCTAACCTGTAGTTCATCTTCAGCATCATATGCCAAAATATAATACGAAACTTCATTTGAAAGTCCCCTACTATGTTGGAAGTCACTGTCTTTAATCTTTTGCCTTAAATGGTTTAACTTATCGTTTGTACTTGACATACTATCTCCCTGTCAATGAAGCCAATTGTCTAAATTGTTTTTTCTCTTGAAGCAGATCTTCAAGTCTAAAATCTAAAAATGGACGAACAATTTCGTCGTAAGAACCCTTGTCAATCATCAATCCAGCATTACGATTAAATGTTTTAAATAATCCAGTTAATCGGGTAATAGTTTGATCTGACCAATTTGCAACTTGATCACTTTCCACTTGCTTCCTTGTAAAGAAAGCCTCAATTTCATAATCATGTAGCATAGAATCACCAAGCATGATTTCTTCGCGAAATACTTCATACATGAATTCGTCAAACAACTTATCCATAAGCATAATGGAAATTATATTTACTAGTTTCTTATTAGAAACATCGAGACTAGGATAAAGCTCAAGATAGTCGTCATCCAAACTACCAATACGTCTTTTCAATGTCCGATATGTATCAATACTTCGAGCTTCAGTTTTCTGTTGAAAGCAATTATCCTCAACAGCCATTTTCCGAATTTCAGCATCAGTGAAATCGTCATTCAAAAAATCAATATATAAAGTAAATTCATCTTGCCAAAAACTATGAGAAATCATATTTGCGCTATATTCTGGCATGCAATTACCACTTTTCCGCAAAATCTATTTGCTATTACTAACAAGTATATTAGAAATATATAGCAATTGCGAAATAATTCCAGATGATCTGACAACAAACTTGTCTAATATTAATTTTAACTTAAACTAGATCTCACTGGTGTTACGTTTTCATGATATTTTCTTACATACTTTGACTCAATCTATTGACAATTCATTCGGTACCGAAGTATACTCATTCATGAAATATATTTCGGTACCGAATGTTTTTTACTATTTGTAGAAAAGAGGAAATTATATGACTGAACTTACAGATGATTTAATGAAGCAATTACACTTCATCAGCAAAGCTAGTAATCAATATATGCACCAAAATAAGCAACGTTTGACTGGACAACAACGTGTCCTATCGATTCTCAATCTTGAGGACAATTTGTCTCAAAGTTATCTTCAAGAAGTATTGGACTTGCGTCCTAGCTCTCTTGCTGAGCTTTTGAAGAAGTTGGAGGACAAGGGTGACATTACTCGTAGTGAGGCTCCGGATGACAAGCGTATCAAGCGTGTTAGTTTAACTGACCAAGGTCGCAAAGCTGCACAGGAGAATGCGTCATTTAAAGATGCTGATGTCACGGAAAAATTTTTCGAAGGATTATCTGATGTTGACCAACAACAATTGAAGGATAACCTGGAAAAAATTTCAGCCGGCTGGGACGATGAGTTCAAGCAACAAGCTGACAGTTTCGTAGACCCTATGGATCGGTTCGAGGCCATGCAAAAGATGCGCGACGACATCATGGCGAAATACGGCGACAATTTCGAAGACATGTCACCCGAGGACATGAAAGCCATGCGCAAGGAAATGAAGGAAAAGATGAGTAAAATGGGCATCCACCACCACGGACCAATGATGGGCGGAATGCACCACATGCGCGGCTGCGGCCCAAGAGGAATGGGACACGCCGACTTCAGATTCGGCAACATGTTCTAACCGCAACAAACAACATACACATTTCAAACAAAAATCCCCTTACCAAGAAATGAAGCAAATCTTCATCTCAAAGTAAGGGGATCTTTTATTTCCATATAATCACGCACGAGCGAAAGCTCGTACGCACCATGGCACTTACAAACAAAATAGTTAAAGCATTTTAAAAGTGAATCTCAATAAAGTATTAACAAAAATAAATAACACAAGTATAAAAGTGAACCTCCACCCCACACAAAAAATGATGGAATTTTGGTCCCCCAGCCTGGAGGTAAAGTCCGCCGGTGGCTCAGCCGTGGAATTTGCGTTAGCCTGCCATGGGGCAGGGTTAGGCAAAATGCGAGTTTTGAGATTTTTCGGTCTGTGACATCCTTGGCTGTTCGTTGGCGTAGCCAACTATATGACTGTTGCGCACGAGCTTTAGCTCGTACGTTCCTACTAAAAATCGCATCACAGCGTTCCAGCCACCGCCGGACTTTACCGGAAGGCGGCAGTGAACCACATAAAAAAATCACATCCGAAAACTACTAATATCCAATCTACGATTAACTTCAAACATAACAACCCCACCAATAACCATAGACAACAACTCACCAGCACAAATACTAAGATAGCTAACCCAAAACGGAGTCTTAAAAGCAATATACAACTCGCCCGCCACAGTAAACATAGAAAGCGCAAAAACCACAGCCATAATAACAAACTTAACCCTCAAATCCTTAGTAAAACGGCATAACCAAAGAATAAAGAACAAAACTATCAGAGTAGAAATTGTCCCAATTGGAACATCTAAAGTCCAAGTTGGTGACATAAAATTAGACAAAAAAACACCAAGTGTGACTCCCCAAACATATCGCTTCTTAAACAGCACTAGATAGTTGAACATTTCGGACAAACGAACCTGAATTGGTCCATAAGCAAAAGGTTGAATTATCATCGTTACCGCCACATACATGGCCGCAATGACAGCTGTACTCACAATAGTTTTCACAGTCGAACTTGATGTTCTAGAAATATTTTTCATTATTAGCTCCTTTATGGCAATCGCCACTAAATAACTACGATCAAAGGAAATAAGTATCGCAGTGATGCATTTTGCACCTCAGTACATTCTACTTGGCAGTCCAACCGCCGTCAATTGGAATCACGCTGCCATGAATATAATCAGCACGTGAACTAGCCAAAAATAGCGTCAACTCAGCAACTTCTTCAGGTTTCGCCCAACGTTTGGCTGGAGTCTGATCAGCAACCCATTTAGCCATCTTGCCGTCACCAGCAAAATCGGCAGCGTTCATCGGCGTATCAATTGCGCCCGGAGCAATACAGTTAGCACGAATTCCCCGAGCAGCGTAATCAATATCCAACTGTTTTGTCATACCAATCACCGCATGCTTGGCAGCAGTGTACGCAACACCGCCACCCCCAGCAACTAGACCAGCAATCGATGCCATGTTGACGAAAACACCGTGTTTCTGCTTCAACATCAACGGCAAAGTCGCTTTTATTAATAAAAATTGACTAGTTAAATCTGTTTGAATAGTGTCATTCCACTGTTCAATCGAAGTGTCCATTACTGGGCGATAATCATCCAGCACACCGGCAGTGTTACAGACGATATC encodes:
- a CDS encoding DUF1788 domain-containing protein, producing the protein MSSTNDKLNHLRQKIKDSDFQHSRGLSNEVSYYILAYDAEDELQVREEVKSIESQLNHETVGVDILEFNVYDIMWKILDDMGIKDDVLEMESDEGMSYLIEQLNNALEMTDSENMFVKYMKDHIPDKDVVIFVTGIGEIFPLIRAHKILNSMHQIIDDVPVVLFYPGKYNSLNLSMFGEAIEDNYYRAFQID
- a CDS encoding DUF1819 family protein, with protein sequence MPEYSANMISHSFWQDEFTLYIDFLNDDFTDAEIRKMAVEDNCFQQKTEARSIDTYRTLKRRIGSLDDDYLELYPSLDVSNKKLVNIISIMLMDKLFDEFMYEVFREEIMLGDSMLHDYEIEAFFTRKQVESDQVANWSDQTITRLTGLFKTFNRNAGLMIDKGSYDEIVRPFLDFRLEDLLQEKKQFRQLASLTGR
- a CDS encoding MarR family transcriptional regulator, with product MTELTDDLMKQLHFISKASNQYMHQNKQRLTGQQRVLSILNLEDNLSQSYLQEVLDLRPSSLAELLKKLEDKGDITRSEAPDDKRIKRVSLTDQGRKAAQENASFKDADVTEKFFEGLSDVDQQQLKDNLEKISAGWDDEFKQQADSFVDPMDRFEAMQKMRDDIMAKYGDNFEDMSPEDMKAMRKEMKEKMSKMGIHHHGPMMGGMHHMRGCGPRGMGHADFRFGNMF
- a CDS encoding QueT transporter family protein, whose translation is MKNISRTSSSTVKTIVSTAVIAAMYVAVTMIIQPFAYGPIQVRLSEMFNYLVLFKKRYVWGVTLGVFLSNFMSPTWTLDVPIGTISTLIVLFFILWLCRFTKDLRVKFVIMAVVFALSMFTVAGELYIAFKTPFWVSYLSICAGELLSMVIGGVVMFEVNRRLDISSFRM
- a CDS encoding 3-oxoacyl-ACP reductase, giving the protein MAEDFSGKIVVVTGAASGIGLEQVKLFLENNAVVIGIDKNAVPLINDNLVTIIGDVTGTLVFEKLTKLLENSFKKIDIVCNTAGVLDDYRPVMDTSIEQWNDTIQTDLTSQFLLIKATLPLMLKQKHGVFVNMASIAGLVAGGGGVAYTAAKHAVIGMTKQLDIDYAARGIRANCIAPGAIDTPMNAADFAGDGKMAKWVADQTPAKRWAKPEEVAELTLFLASSRADYIHGSVIPIDGGWTAK